CGAAGCTCTCGTCAGCTTTGAGCATGCCTATTTGAGTAATCATCAGCTCGTCGTTGCGCTTCACATAGGGTTCACTAAGCCAGACTGCCGTTTTTCTGACCTGCGCGTTTTTATCGCGTAATGCCTGACCGATCAGGTCTTTGTCGATGGCACCAAGGCCTTCCAGGGTCCAGAGTGCGTGAATCCGGGCCAAATGTGCGTCTGTCGATTCGGGACTTTGCCGGGCAATAGCGAGTTGTTTTAGGGCGGGCACCACCGATTGATCTCCTCTGGCGATAAGCTGTTTTTGGGCATTATCGCGCCACCAGCCGTTCGGGTGCCCTAAATAAGCAATCAGCTGAGCACTGCTCTCATCCAGCATCTTCGGCCTGGCCGGCCGCTGGTAGCCTTCGTGTACAACCCGGTAAATCCGCCCGTGGCCCGTGTTTGCAGCCAGGCCCAAACTGTCGATCCGGTTGCGCAGGAAGCTTCCTTTTTTTGTCCAGTTGGCTTCCTGAATAATACCCCGGTGCATATCAACGATGTAGAGGTTACCATCCGGGCCGGTGTAGGTGTTAACGGGCCGGAAGTTCATATCAGAAGATGCCAAAAATTCCTCCTGCTGATAGGCGTTCTTCAGCGAAGTTTTTCCCGCGATGGTTGTCACCTTTGCCCGCCGGATAATTCGGGCAACCGGCTCGGCTACAAAGTAATCGCCGATTAAATCCGCTGGCAGATTATTTCCCCGGAAGATGGACTGGCCGGTACTGGCCGTGAAATGATTTAGGGTAACATTGGGCCGGAGCCGTTTGAAACCACCCTGCACGTCGGGGGTAGCTATGATTGGCCACACTTCCTGAAAGTCGGCCGTAAACTGATCATCAAAATTGAGATTACCGTAAACTGGGTTTATCTGAAAACTCAACACCGGATTTTCGCCCCCGGCGCTGGAGAAAAATAACCGGCCGTAATTATCGTGGGTCAATCCCCATTGCCCGCTCGACCCGCTGACGAGGGTATCAACCTGCATGGTGCCGTTTGTATACCGGAAGCGAACAGGGTCGTATGTCAGGTACATCCAGTTGTCGAGGTTCCAGTCCAGCCCGCTCCGCTGATGTTCCATGTTGTTGGTGTTCCTGTAGGTAGGATTGTCGTAGAGCAGCTTCTTTTTGTCGGCTTTTCCATCTCCATCGGTATCCGTGTAGCTATAAATGGCAATGGTATTGGTTTCATTAACCAGTAGTTCATGATTCACACACTGGATCATACGAGGCAACAGAAGCTTGTCGATGAAGACGCTGCTTTTGTCCATTTTTCCATCGTTGTCGGTATCTTCAAGGAGCGAAATCCGGCTAACGGGTTCCTGCTCACCGCTCCCGTCGGCATCCTGCATGTAGGTCAGCATTTCGGCTACGTACAGCCTGGCGTTACCATCCCAAGCAAGGGCAACCGGTTCTTTGATCATCGGTTCGCTGGCCACCAGTTCGAGGTGATACCCCTGGGGAAGATGCATGGTCTTCATGCTCGCTTCAGGCGATAGATAGGCACCGGTCGGATTGGGGTTGAAAACGGGTTTTACAAACGGCGCTGGCCCTGCCACCCGCTTTGGGGTAGTACAGGTTAACATCAACAGAGCAACAATGGGGAGATTAACTAAGGAGCGCATCATTTTTTATGTTGTTTGTTTATATCCACATGTAAAAATCAGATAGGATAATGTATCCAGTTCGGCTATCTACTTTCTCCAACCACGTTTCCCGCCTGCCTGACGCGGATGTGCGAGCGGTGACTCGTATCGGCATCGAACACCAGCGTGTTGGTCTGGTCTTTCCAGGTGATTGTTGCGCTATTGTTTTGGTAGCTGATAACGGGTAGTTCGTCGCCAAACCGAAATGGGATCAACAGAATTCGGTAGCGAACTTCTGTGCCGTATCGATTGATTGTTAGTCTGTTATAGCGTTGTGGGCCTTTTCCTTCATCGGGTCCGTCGGTTGCGGTTTCCACCACCGGACCAGCTTCTTTTTCTCCGCCGGAGAGGTCAACGACGAGTAAAAGTGGATCTCCTTTTTTCGGATCAAGGGCCGGACCCGCACTGGGTTTGGCCCACGAGTCAGCCAGCGTTTGGTCATAGGCCAGCACGGTGGTTCGGTCTGGCCGGTTTTTATAGCTGGCCTCCCAGACCCCCCTGGCAAGCATGGCGGTCCACTGATACCGGTGCAACTGTCCGTCTTTTTTGGCATCATCGACCACCACGGCATAGGGATGCAGCCCTTTAACCAAACCCGTTGAGCGATACACATAGTCTACCGGATTCCAGGGTGCCCGCAGGGTTGGTATCCAGTTGGAAAAATTAGACGTGGGCCACCAGGGCCGCATTTTATACTGACTTGTTCCTTTGAAGATGTTGATAATGCTCGTATCTGGCTCCAGTTCCCAGCCACGGGCCTGAAAGGCAGGGTCGATGGCAGAGAATCCTTTCCCCCAGTCCTGTACCTGCGTGCACCACTGCCAGGAGTAGGCATAACTTTGATCGGCGGTGGCAAAGGCTGCATCGGGGCTGATACGGGCTCCCAGGTATTTGCCGGCTGCTGGTGGGCCATCCGCTTCGGCTTTTCCGTCGATCAGGATTTCGTTGTGGTATTTCCCCGAATATGTTTTCGGAAACGGTGATTCAGTAATCCAGTTCACACCCAGCCCCGACATATAAAACATACCAATGTCGGCATGGTGATGCCCCGATCCGATGTAGTGATTCGGGCGAACGTGCAGACACAGCCAACTGGCGTTTTCGGTTCGGTCGCTGGCGGTCGAGAATACCCCGTGAACCGCATCATTCCAGTCGAGGGGCAGGTTCAGATCGGCACGGGTGGTTGGCTTCCAGTCAACAATATAGGGGAAGCCCACGCCAAAGCCTGGGTAGGTTGGGCCCGGCAGCCGAACGCCTTTGATGCTGGCTTCCAGTTGATCATGATAGCGGGCTAAATCAAAGCTGGCCAGATCGAGGTTGGGCAACTGCGCCTGAATCAAATAGTCGGCCGCCCGGTCATTCGGGTAGAACGCTTTCAGTTCGGTGACGGTTTGCAAGGCTAATGGGCTGCCACCCCAGGTGCCACTACTGACCGTTTCCCGTCTATCGGGTGAGGTGGTGTATACTTGTGCGGTGAGCATTTTCCGAAGATGTGGGTGTCCCCAGAGGTTATCGCCCCGGCGAGCCTGCATAATCATGGCCAGAATCTGGAATTGCATGCCACCGCCACTTTTTCCATTGCTTTCAAACATCTGCCCGTTTTTGTCGATGCCCCATTCCAGAAAATCGCGGGCTAATTCGCAACCCGACGCATAGGCTTCGGGGTCGAAACCGTCGAGTCCTTCGATGGTGGCAATGGCCAGATGGTGAGTCAGGTGCCAGGTCAGGTGGTTCATGTCGCGCCAGGCCCGTCGCGGCCCGTCGCCCCCGCCCGTTCTGCGACCATAGGTTGCTTTGGCAATCAGTTGCTGCATGGTATGCAACTGCTTCGTTGTCATGTATTTACCAGCAAAATCGAGCGAAAAGGCCAGATCCATATGGGGTACAACCGAGTGCATACCCCGCCAGTGTGTTTCCGAATTATTGGCATAATCGGGGCTGGTGCCAAACTCGCTGTCGGAGGTCAGCAGGTGTGCGTCTACTTTTTTGTCGATCAACTGGTAATACGTACTGATCGCACTGGCGACCTTTTTGCCCAGTGTAGCATTATCCGTCAGCAGGCAATACAAGGCCATCGTGGTCAGGCAATTGGTTACGTAATTGATGTGTGAGGTGGTAATGCCCGGCTTGTGATCTTTGGTCAATGATTCAACGGCGTAGACCCCGCTACCCTTGTTTACCTCTGCCTGCTCCGACAACTCGCCGGAAGCCAGTTGATCGAAGACCCTGCCGTCGCTGGTTGATGGGTTCCACCAGGTTTTGCGAAACAGGACTTCGATTTCTGTCATCGACTTCTGCGCCGACTTGTTTTCCCGAATGTGCTGTTGCAGCATCGGAACATCGTCGGGACTGAACAACAGCCGGGGATACACGCCCGGTGGGGGCACTGCCGACCCCAGCAGTTTCTGATTAAAGCCCGTCAGGTCATACTCGCTACGGGGCGTTTCGGGCCACTCGGCTTCGGGACCGTCAAGAATCTTTAGCTGGTCGGGGGTAAACCGGGCATGGGCCGTCACCGGGCCTTGTGCGGTCAGCATCGGAATGGAGCGGGTGGCAATAGCAGGGTCCATCAGCTTTTCGGGCGTGTCGAACAATGTCACGATACAATCGTCGAGGGTTGAATTCTGCCCCTCCCGGTAGGTAATTGGTTTGTCGCTGATGAGCAGTAACCCCCGTTTTGTCTGATAAACCTGTTTGCCAAAGTGTTTCGCCAACGCGTTGGCCGATACATAGGTGGTCTGCTTCACCACTCGTTTTTCGACCGATTCAGGCAGTGTAATTGCCGGTCTGTATATGTCATACACCCAGCGGCTGGCCAGCATTTCCAACCCGGCCGGTACTGGTTTTGGATGGATTGCGTTCGGCAGTGCTGACGCTATACTAATGACTGATCCAAAGGTTTCGGGCACAAAGAGGTTACCATTTTGGATAAATGCTTCGGCCCGCAGTAGGTCTATGGTATCTAACCGAACTTTGTAGCCATTGACATACGCATAGCGACTACCCGCAAAAAGGGCCGTTGTGCCCCTGATTGCTTCCAGTGCTCTGGGCTTTCCCGACCGGGTGTAAGGCAGGCCCTCGTTTTGGGGAGGAGCGGGCCAAACGGTCGTTTGCGGTGCCTGACCATAGCTCAGTGTAACTGTCAGGCAGGCAGTTACGAGAAAAGCGAGTTGTTGAGTAAACAAAAACTGTGACATGAGCGCAACGTTTAAGTAAGCCCCGGTCAACTACCGAACCGGGGCTGCGATTACTTCTTAAGTAGCCGACAGTAACGTACCTGCTGATCCGTTTGGACCTTCAGTAGATAGATTCCGGTTGCCAGGTGACCAACCGTAAAAGGAGTGCCGAACTGCGTATGCTCTTGGTGAACGATTCGGCCAGTTGTCCCATAAATTGTCACATCGATGGGGCCAGCCGATTCGCCCGCACGGATGGTTACCTGGTTTTCGACGGGGTTCGGATATGCGCCTATGACCAGTTCGGTACTCTCCTGAGCCGCCCGCCGGGCACCCGATGCAGGCTCGGTTCCGTATAGCAACTGCAGGCTGCCATCGCTGGCTTTTTTGTACAGGGTGATATGGTCATTGTCGGCCATAGGAGCTGCCACTTTATACGAATAGTCGTTTGTTTCGTCGAAGTTCGACCAGTCATTTTTGGCTATTCGGTATTGAATGTTGCCGGTGTTACTTTGTGGATATAGACTGCCCAGCGTAGAATCGAACTTCATCTCGAAATAGGTGTCTGTTCCGGTCATCAGCGTCGGTGTTTTGACGAATCGGCCACTTACTTTTCCACTGCCCAGCTCGGCATAATCTATCCAGTAATTAAGCGGCTGGGTACCGTCGGCCGTAAACCAGTAGCGAACCGTTAGGTCTTTATAGGCAATCGGCGTGTTGCCCGTGTTGGCGATTTTGAGGTACGTACTGATCGTATTGGTACCGGTATTGCTGTTCCTGTTCTCCGACTGGGCTTTCACCTGCAAAACCTGCGGAACCAGTGGCGGTTCTGTTCCCCATATCAATTGCGGTGCTCCGCCAGCCGTTGTTCTGTAAATGGTGATTTTATCCGTAAGGGCGTAACCAGCGTTAGCGGCATACGAATAATCATCGCTTTCGTCGAAATTGGTCCAGTTCTGCTTCGAGATGCGCGTCTGGATTTCGCCGGAGTTGCTGCCAGCCGCCAGATTACCAGCCGATGGAAGAAACGAATACTCAACGTAGCCCGTAGCACCCGCGCGGGGCTGGTCTAACCATACGTAAGCCATCTTTACATTGTCGTTACCCAGTTGTGCATAGTCGAGCCAGGTGTTGATCGGTGCATAATTCTCCGCTGTAAACCAGTACCGAATCGTCACCTCACTGTATGGAACCGGCGCATTGCCCACGTTGGTCAGTTGCAGTCGTGGGCTAATCTGGTTGTTGGTAAGTTGTCCGTTGTCGCCGTCTTTGTACTGAATTTTCAGCGTGACCGGCAGGCTCACGGTCAGCGTAAACCGGGTATCGCCCGTCAGTCCGTTGGGGTCCGTTGCTGTGAGCGTTATGGTCGAGGTTCCGGGGGCGGTTGGGGTTCCGCTAAGTATACCGTTGGCAAAGGACAAGCCGTCGGGTAAATCCGCTGCTGCAACCGTCAATCGACCCGGCGTTTCGACATCCGTGAACGCGGGTGTGGTCAGGCTAAAGCTCTGTCCCACCGTCGCGGTCTGGCTGGCGATGGTGGCTGAGGCAATGGGTGTCGTATTCGTCGGAATGCCGGATAGCGTCTGGTCGAAATTCTGCCAGCCATTACCCAGATCGGCCTCATCATTGGAAGATACGGTCAGAATTTGTTCGTTAGCAGCCAGCGACACCGCCGTTGTACTCAGCACCTGCGCCAATTGCGTCGGTGCATCGGCCCGCGAAAAATGAACTTCGTTTGTGTTTCCGGCTACCAATCCCGCACTGATATCGACCGTGGCATCAGTCGGGCCATTGTTCCGGAACGACGAAAAGGATTTGCCGTTTAGCTTGACCACCAGGCCTTTGACCGAGCCATCCGTTATCCGGCTTACAACCGCATCGCCCACCGCATCAGCATTCCGAATTTCGATGATGAA
Above is a window of Spirosoma sp. SC4-14 DNA encoding:
- a CDS encoding c-type cytochrome codes for the protein MMRSLVNLPIVALLMLTCTTPKRVAGPAPFVKPVFNPNPTGAYLSPEASMKTMHLPQGYHLELVASEPMIKEPVALAWDGNARLYVAEMLTYMQDADGSGEQEPVSRISLLEDTDNDGKMDKSSVFIDKLLLPRMIQCVNHELLVNETNTIAIYSYTDTDGDGKADKKKLLYDNPTYRNTNNMEHQRSGLDWNLDNWMYLTYDPVRFRYTNGTMQVDTLVSGSSGQWGLTHDNYGRLFFSSAGGENPVLSFQINPVYGNLNFDDQFTADFQEVWPIIATPDVQGGFKRLRPNVTLNHFTASTGQSIFRGNNLPADLIGDYFVAEPVARIIRRAKVTTIAGKTSLKNAYQQEEFLASSDMNFRPVNTYTGPDGNLYIVDMHRGIIQEANWTKKGSFLRNRIDSLGLAANTGHGRIYRVVHEGYQRPARPKMLDESSAQLIAYLGHPNGWWRDNAQKQLIARGDQSVVPALKQLAIARQSPESTDAHLARIHALWTLEGLGAIDKDLIGQALRDKNAQVRKTAVWLSEPYVKRNDELMITQIGMLKADESFDVRVQLLLSVYASKSSRAAPLLNEIIADNATNEMMAATKAALDKNEDVRKFGRRLGVLAAADRALILDGAMTFKSLCSSCHGPEGKGLSVGGGTMPAPPLMASKRLQFDNKNMAIRILLHGLSGPVDGKDYPSVMPSMAENSDEWIASVLSYIRYEFGGSSRLSPAVKPDEIRKLRTSHAGRSQAWTLSELESQKKEEQAVQNSITK